One window from the genome of [Mycobacterium] stephanolepidis encodes:
- a CDS encoding methionyl-tRNA formyltransferase, whose translation MRVVSFGYQVWGYRTLQALIDLGHEVVLAVTHPSSEEAYKAIWSAPVDELAREHGIPVHLATRVDAETIELVKGAEPDVIVVNSWYNRMPVELYDFPPHGTLNFHDSLLPKFTGFSPVLWSLISGESEFGLTVHRMDSGLDTGDILVQHSLPIGPADTGTELVLRGMDLIPGVLAEALGALESGEALWRPQNKAERTYCHKRSERDSAIDWSWPAEDLERFVRALSDPYPRAFTFYDGARIEVLEARISEARYGGTPGRVIVQEEGGVVVCGSDAYRVGNRGLVITRIRDADGNEHSGHEYFRRGGYLNSHN comes from the coding sequence ATGCGTGTCGTGTCGTTTGGGTATCAGGTCTGGGGTTACCGGACTTTGCAGGCGTTGATCGATCTGGGGCATGAGGTGGTGCTTGCGGTTACGCATCCTTCCAGTGAGGAAGCGTACAAGGCGATTTGGTCGGCGCCGGTTGATGAGCTTGCGCGTGAGCACGGTATTCCGGTGCATTTGGCGACGCGGGTCGATGCTGAAACGATCGAATTGGTCAAGGGTGCCGAGCCCGATGTCATTGTGGTCAATAGTTGGTACAACCGGATGCCGGTGGAGCTCTATGATTTTCCGCCGCATGGCACGTTGAATTTCCATGATTCGTTGTTGCCGAAATTCACTGGGTTTTCGCCTGTTTTGTGGTCGTTGATCAGTGGTGAGTCCGAGTTCGGGTTGACGGTGCATCGTATGGATAGCGGTTTGGATACCGGTGACATTTTGGTGCAGCATTCCCTGCCGATCGGTCCGGCTGATACGGGCACCGAGTTGGTGTTGCGGGGGATGGATCTGATTCCGGGGGTTTTGGCTGAGGCGTTGGGTGCGTTGGAATCTGGTGAGGCGCTGTGGCGCCCGCAGAACAAGGCGGAGCGAACGTATTGCCATAAGCGTTCTGAGCGTGACAGCGCGATCGATTGGAGTTGGCCGGCCGAGGATCTGGAGCGGTTTGTGCGGGCGCTATCGGATCCGTATCCGCGGGCGTTCACGTTCTATGACGGTGCGCGTATCGAGGTTTTGGAGGCGCGGATTTCCGAGGCGCGTTATGGCGGTACGCCGGGGCGGGTGATCGTGCAGGAAGAAGGCGGAGTGGTGGTGTGTGGCTCTGATGCCTACCGCGTGGGTAACCGCGGGCTGGTGATCACCCGCATCCGAGACGCGGACGGCAACGAGCACAGCGGCCACGAGTACTTCCGACGCGGGGGATATCTCAACAGCCACAACTAA
- a CDS encoding class I SAM-dependent methyltransferase, whose product MAQVDLTGVAETAMWTLYTRANEAQRPDGVLKDPQCVELFEAVDYPFESKFGKDQTGLHGEKSRLFDTVVRKWLTENPSGTIVELGAGLETQFHRLDNGTVSWVCVDLEEVIAVRGEFLAPTERCRYVAADARDVSWFDQVGPGPVLITAQSFLMFLPEEQVRQLLVAIIDRFPGVEIVFDTISPAISQKMVKGYRPTENYEFPPAPWGIKRDDIAPLLQQWHGGISSVDVQSFGAVHGTLNVLKPLFLRVPALRAVLPVVAHLKT is encoded by the coding sequence ATGGCACAGGTCGATCTGACTGGGGTAGCCGAGACGGCGATGTGGACGCTGTATACCCGCGCCAACGAAGCACAACGGCCCGATGGAGTCCTGAAGGACCCACAATGCGTCGAGCTGTTCGAAGCAGTCGACTATCCTTTTGAAAGCAAATTCGGAAAAGACCAGACCGGCTTGCACGGCGAGAAATCTCGTCTCTTCGACACCGTGGTGCGCAAGTGGCTGACCGAGAACCCTAGCGGCACAATCGTCGAGCTGGGCGCCGGATTGGAGACTCAGTTTCATCGTCTCGACAACGGAACGGTTTCTTGGGTATGTGTCGATCTCGAAGAAGTGATTGCGGTGCGGGGAGAATTCCTGGCTCCTACCGAACGGTGTCGTTACGTCGCGGCCGATGCTCGCGACGTGTCATGGTTTGACCAGGTAGGGCCCGGGCCCGTTCTCATCACAGCGCAGAGCTTTCTCATGTTCCTCCCCGAAGAGCAGGTGCGACAACTGCTGGTCGCCATCATCGACAGATTCCCTGGTGTGGAAATCGTTTTCGACACGATCTCGCCGGCCATATCCCAGAAGATGGTCAAGGGTTACCGGCCGACTGAAAACTACGAATTTCCGCCAGCGCCATGGGGGATCAAGCGGGACGACATCGCCCCACTGCTGCAGCAATGGCATGGGGGCATTTCAAGCGTCGATGTGCAGAGTTTCGGCGCAGTCCACGGAACCCTGAATGTGCTCAAGCCACTGTTCCTTCGGGTTCCGGCGCTGCGCGCCGTCCTGCCAGTTGTGGCACATCTGAAAACGTAA
- a CDS encoding SDR family NAD(P)-dependent oxidoreductase, whose product MTTIDYLPASTSGEEIILFRASFAQQRMWFLSRLDPDSHYYNVPIVLHFRGAVRPDALRRALAEMVSRHEILRTTFVEVDGEVMQAVAADTVITLPLKEIENSSVQSVQPMQRAEVRAAVLDLVCAPFDLRTGPLLRAHLLDLRDGEFLLVLTMHHIIVDGWSIGVLCEELRQLYGAEVTGIPAALPPLELQIGDLAEQEHDVMSGPARERHLAYWRSQLAGELSSPALPFDRDRPSDNVFQGATLDFTLSPSDTAAMAAFGREMDVTVFATLLAAFYTLLYRYSGSDDQVVGAPMANREDHRVSALIGLFVNTIPLRAKINPSAGFAELVSHVREVTLGAYEHQELPLEQIIDEVAPARLPGRNPMVAVLFAMQSPPPADLDFAGTPVSFVGVPTGTTRADVELHFWPLGERIGVQFVYSTELFDAATMEQMRDDYTTLLRAAIASPQLAIEGLPLGAHEARVAQSLAPMLQHAESSVAVVDGHTELTHAELRTTAVRLAAVMSGARGGNVVLALERGPDLVAALIAAVSAGARRVAWLPASLPATYRERSLWELAPAFVVDEAAVAQLGTGDARTISEPEPLNADASIGLLDSYLANILVTLLHSGSVNLLDPERVPQAVLTADRRLAPPGILGELCVGRPSEAVLPTGIPARMRRDSSVEIAHSSRGRAWDGHRWTDLATVDAVLMAHELIDDCAVLSRRTISGTTELVAYVAASAPISSERLSEFARIVLPPSLVPHAFVPVAALPVTMTGALDTAALYRLPVIDDELIAQWSARLPEATQIQVVPDIAETPRILVGDPTPPPKQAPPVPAAQRDVHELSVLDGGPAVEPVVASLPDALVRAAHDAATTELVFLDESGAERTLTYAAVLDAARRVLGGLRDAGLAPGDLAIVHLSRNDEFVAAIWGCFLGGIVPVPVAPNAVGGAEKAATAWSALNQPLIINEAGQPPVHQAARVVLIGDLLAHDPDAEHHAPDPEAVALLLLTSGSTGQPKGVQLTHRNILSRSAATAQTNAFAPADISFNWMPLEHVGGIVMSHLQDVYVCCQQVHAATSWVLADPLRWLTIVDRYRVTNTWAPNFAFGLIADRLAETPNGDRFDLTRLRFILNGGEAIVPRIARRFLRMLEHFGLPRSAMRPSWGMSETSSGVVFSQNFSVETTTDTDEFTELGKPIHGTRIRVVDMDNAAVPVGEIGRVQISGPTVTRGYYADAERTGEAFTADGWFDTGDLGRIHGGALTLTGRAKDIIIVNGVNYSCHAIESAVEESPLVIGSYAAAIGVRPPGSDTDVLAIVFSPQPGAAEQEVLADVRTRVLAVGPNPELLIPVRPESIPKTDIGKIQRSLLRQRFDDGEFADIVRRVQTSSASANTLPNWFFRPVWHRRDRLRPSAPIDGAVLLLGESGNLGAQLADRLSAQGVHVVRATVADIAAELSSATGTTAIRTVVYLAAPRAQGEITDSSPEPLPVGVFDVVRIVRTVCEEGQGDGPPPALYVVGSGIEQVTDTDEVDPGLAPIPVLLRSAVAEVPGLRVRFVDLDRTDQASGADHVTDELGYSTNDIEVAYRSGVRWVKGLEQLPDEPTAGAAIPSGALHLISGGLGGLAYELARLLIERFGGRVLLVGHRHPDERQSAAYQRLCDIAGDEAVRFEVADVRDIDQIWDAVTSAEEHWGIQLSGIWHLAGAYREQPLATTTASDLTDVSTAKVAGARALHRVALRRPGIRFVSFSSVNGFFGGSTVGGYSAANAYLDAFALHQRRSGGISAHSIAWTMWDRVGMSADVEHVEGTRARGYRVVGRVEALNSLLVALAHDVPHVLVGLDDTKSAIRARLSGVAPAGQVLVADVKQTAPDFSDKPIRDRYDRIVPTRVQSAGVARQWVAARDDTERRVSAIWRQVLGSDNFGVTDSFFDIGGNSVLLALAQRLVQEEFGQPIALVDLFRYPTVSSLAAYLSSSEIDSDSGNPEPGTVSDPNPGVGSDRARIRKEARRRRRAP is encoded by the coding sequence GTGACTACTATCGACTACCTTCCCGCATCCACATCGGGGGAGGAGATCATCCTCTTCCGGGCGTCCTTCGCCCAGCAGCGAATGTGGTTCCTGAGTCGACTCGACCCGGACAGTCATTACTACAACGTGCCGATTGTTCTGCATTTCCGCGGTGCAGTACGCCCGGACGCGCTGCGACGCGCACTCGCTGAAATGGTGTCCAGACACGAGATCCTGCGCACAACCTTTGTCGAGGTGGACGGCGAAGTGATGCAGGCGGTGGCCGCTGACACGGTTATTACACTGCCGCTCAAGGAAATTGAGAACTCCAGTGTGCAATCTGTGCAGCCGATGCAGCGTGCCGAGGTGCGCGCGGCAGTTCTCGACCTCGTGTGCGCGCCGTTCGACCTGCGTACCGGACCGTTGCTGCGGGCGCATCTACTCGACCTGCGGGACGGGGAGTTCCTGTTGGTGCTGACGATGCATCACATCATCGTCGACGGCTGGTCCATCGGTGTGCTGTGCGAAGAGCTGCGCCAGCTGTACGGGGCCGAAGTAACAGGTATTCCTGCGGCACTGCCGCCACTGGAACTCCAGATCGGCGACCTGGCCGAACAAGAGCACGACGTCATGTCCGGGCCCGCACGCGAGCGTCATCTCGCATACTGGCGGTCGCAGTTGGCAGGCGAACTGAGCTCGCCTGCGCTTCCGTTCGATCGAGACAGGCCATCGGACAACGTTTTCCAGGGTGCCACCCTGGACTTCACCTTGTCGCCCTCGGATACGGCAGCGATGGCCGCGTTCGGGCGGGAGATGGACGTGACCGTCTTTGCGACGCTCCTCGCGGCGTTCTACACACTGTTGTACCGCTACAGCGGCTCAGATGATCAGGTGGTCGGAGCCCCGATGGCGAATCGGGAAGACCACCGGGTCTCGGCGCTCATCGGGCTGTTCGTGAACACAATTCCGTTGCGTGCCAAGATCAACCCCTCCGCCGGGTTCGCAGAATTGGTCAGCCATGTCCGCGAGGTGACCTTGGGTGCGTACGAGCACCAGGAGCTGCCACTCGAGCAGATCATCGATGAGGTCGCTCCCGCGCGTCTTCCCGGACGCAATCCGATGGTCGCCGTGCTGTTCGCGATGCAAAGCCCGCCGCCGGCCGACCTTGATTTCGCGGGAACGCCCGTGTCCTTCGTCGGGGTGCCGACAGGCACTACTCGCGCCGATGTGGAACTGCACTTCTGGCCCCTTGGGGAACGTATCGGGGTGCAGTTCGTCTACAGCACCGAACTATTCGATGCGGCGACGATGGAGCAGATGCGTGACGATTACACCACGCTATTGCGCGCGGCGATCGCGTCGCCGCAACTGGCGATCGAGGGCCTGCCGCTCGGTGCGCACGAAGCACGTGTGGCTCAGAGCCTGGCGCCGATGCTCCAGCATGCCGAGAGCTCTGTGGCGGTTGTCGATGGCCACACGGAGCTTACCCACGCCGAATTACGCACGACTGCAGTGCGATTGGCTGCGGTGATGTCAGGTGCCCGTGGCGGGAACGTTGTGCTCGCGCTCGAGCGCGGACCAGACCTCGTGGCTGCGCTGATAGCGGCGGTGTCCGCCGGTGCACGCCGTGTCGCGTGGTTACCCGCATCGCTACCGGCCACGTACCGGGAGCGCTCGCTGTGGGAGCTGGCGCCCGCGTTCGTCGTGGACGAAGCCGCCGTGGCGCAACTGGGAACGGGCGACGCCCGCACCATCAGCGAGCCCGAACCGCTGAACGCCGATGCGTCGATAGGACTTCTGGACAGTTATCTCGCTAACATTCTCGTCACCTTGTTGCATTCCGGTAGTGTCAATCTGCTTGACCCGGAACGGGTTCCGCAGGCGGTGCTGACCGCCGATCGCCGACTGGCGCCCCCGGGCATACTGGGGGAACTATGCGTCGGCCGACCGAGCGAGGCTGTGCTTCCTACGGGGATTCCGGCACGCATGCGCAGGGATTCTTCGGTGGAGATCGCACATTCTTCTCGTGGACGAGCATGGGACGGTCACCGCTGGACCGACCTGGCGACTGTCGACGCAGTGCTGATGGCGCACGAATTGATCGACGATTGCGCGGTACTGTCACGCCGAACCATCTCCGGCACCACCGAGTTGGTGGCCTATGTAGCAGCGTCCGCACCGATCTCCTCGGAACGGTTGTCAGAATTCGCACGCATCGTGCTGCCACCGTCACTGGTGCCGCACGCATTTGTTCCTGTTGCCGCACTACCGGTGACCATGACTGGAGCGCTTGATACCGCGGCGCTATACCGATTGCCGGTGATCGATGACGAGCTGATTGCCCAGTGGTCGGCGCGGCTACCCGAGGCCACCCAGATCCAGGTTGTGCCCGATATCGCTGAGACGCCGCGCATTCTTGTCGGCGATCCGACACCACCGCCCAAGCAGGCCCCGCCAGTGCCCGCGGCACAACGCGATGTCCACGAGCTCTCCGTGCTCGATGGCGGGCCGGCGGTCGAGCCTGTCGTGGCGTCGTTACCCGATGCGCTGGTTCGCGCAGCACATGATGCGGCCACCACAGAGCTGGTCTTTCTTGACGAATCGGGTGCCGAGCGCACGCTGACATACGCGGCGGTGCTCGATGCCGCGCGACGTGTGCTTGGAGGACTACGCGACGCGGGACTTGCTCCGGGAGATCTGGCGATTGTTCACCTATCCCGCAACGACGAGTTTGTGGCGGCGATCTGGGGATGTTTCCTCGGCGGCATTGTGCCGGTGCCGGTGGCCCCGAACGCGGTTGGCGGCGCCGAGAAGGCGGCGACGGCCTGGAGTGCGCTCAACCAGCCACTGATCATCAACGAGGCCGGGCAGCCTCCGGTACACCAGGCGGCGCGGGTGGTCCTGATCGGCGATCTTTTGGCGCACGACCCAGATGCCGAGCACCATGCGCCCGATCCCGAAGCGGTCGCATTGCTATTGCTGACCTCCGGTAGCACGGGACAGCCGAAGGGCGTACAGCTGACGCACCGCAATATCCTGAGCCGCTCGGCGGCGACCGCGCAGACGAATGCATTCGCCCCGGCGGATATCTCGTTCAACTGGATGCCGCTCGAGCATGTCGGCGGCATCGTCATGTCCCATCTTCAGGACGTGTACGTGTGTTGCCAGCAGGTACACGCGGCCACCTCATGGGTGCTGGCGGATCCACTGCGTTGGCTGACCATCGTCGACCGCTACCGCGTGACCAACACCTGGGCCCCCAATTTCGCGTTCGGCCTGATCGCCGATCGGCTCGCGGAGACGCCCAACGGCGACCGATTCGACCTGACGCGCTTGCGGTTCATTCTCAACGGTGGCGAGGCGATAGTTCCGCGCATCGCACGCCGATTCCTGCGCATGCTGGAGCATTTCGGTCTACCGCGCAGCGCGATGCGGCCGTCATGGGGGATGTCGGAGACGTCGTCAGGTGTGGTCTTCTCCCAGAACTTTTCGGTGGAAACCACCACCGACACCGACGAATTCACCGAGCTCGGAAAGCCGATCCATGGCACGCGGATACGCGTGGTCGACATGGACAACGCGGCCGTTCCCGTCGGCGAGATCGGACGGGTGCAGATCAGCGGACCCACGGTTACGCGCGGTTACTACGCCGACGCCGAGCGCACCGGGGAGGCATTCACGGCCGACGGCTGGTTCGACACGGGCGATCTTGGGCGGATTCACGGCGGTGCACTCACGCTCACCGGCCGTGCCAAGGACATCATCATCGTCAACGGCGTGAACTACAGCTGCCACGCGATCGAGTCCGCGGTCGAAGAATCCCCGTTAGTGATCGGCAGCTACGCCGCTGCGATCGGGGTACGACCGCCGGGCAGCGATACCGACGTCCTGGCGATCGTGTTCAGCCCGCAGCCTGGGGCCGCGGAACAGGAGGTCCTCGCCGATGTCCGTACTCGCGTGTTGGCGGTGGGACCCAACCCTGAGCTACTCATTCCCGTTCGGCCGGAAAGCATTCCAAAAACCGACATCGGAAAGATTCAGCGGAGCCTACTAAGACAACGGTTCGATGACGGCGAGTTCGCCGATATCGTGCGCAGGGTACAGACGTCGAGCGCGTCCGCGAACACCCTTCCGAACTGGTTCTTCCGGCCGGTGTGGCACCGGCGTGATCGTCTCCGGCCCAGTGCTCCCATTGACGGCGCCGTTTTGCTTCTCGGCGAATCGGGGAACCTTGGTGCCCAATTGGCGGACCGGCTGAGCGCGCAGGGCGTGCACGTGGTGCGTGCCACCGTGGCAGATATCGCTGCGGAGTTGAGCTCGGCTACCGGGACAACAGCGATTCGCACCGTGGTGTACCTCGCCGCGCCGCGGGCACAGGGGGAAATCACGGACAGTTCCCCAGAACCATTGCCGGTCGGTGTTTTCGACGTGGTCCGCATAGTCCGAACCGTCTGTGAAGAAGGGCAGGGCGATGGGCCGCCGCCGGCACTGTATGTCGTCGGCAGCGGCATCGAGCAGGTCACCGATACGGACGAGGTCGATCCTGGGCTGGCTCCGATTCCGGTGCTGTTGCGTAGTGCGGTAGCCGAAGTGCCTGGGTTGCGTGTGCGCTTCGTCGACCTGGATCGGACTGATCAGGCCTCCGGTGCAGACCACGTGACGGATGAACTGGGCTACTCCACCAATGATATTGAGGTTGCTTATCGATCCGGTGTTCGCTGGGTGAAGGGGCTGGAACAACTGCCGGACGAGCCCACTGCTGGTGCGGCGATTCCCTCTGGGGCTCTGCACCTGATTAGTGGAGGTCTGGGCGGACTGGCCTATGAGCTGGCCCGGCTGCTGATAGAACGCTTCGGCGGACGGGTGCTACTCGTAGGACACCGCCATCCAGATGAGCGACAATCCGCGGCCTACCAACGGTTATGCGATATCGCGGGTGATGAGGCGGTCCGGTTCGAGGTCGCCGACGTACGCGATATCGATCAGATATGGGATGCGGTCACGTCGGCAGAGGAGCACTGGGGCATCCAACTGTCTGGCATCTGGCATCTGGCCGGCGCGTATCGCGAGCAGCCGTTGGCTACCACGACAGCGTCCGACCTCACGGATGTCTCGACGGCGAAGGTTGCCGGAGCTCGCGCCCTGCATCGTGTTGCCTTGCGCCGCCCAGGCATTCGCTTCGTATCCTTCTCATCGGTCAACGGGTTCTTCGGCGGATCCACAGTCGGCGGGTACTCGGCGGCGAACGCCTATCTGGATGCCTTCGCCCTACATCAGCGCCGCAGCGGCGGTATCAGCGCGCACAGTATTGCGTGGACGATGTGGGACCGCGTGGGGATGTCGGCTGATGTGGAGCACGTGGAGGGCACCCGGGCCAGGGGATACCGCGTTGTCGGCCGCGTCGAAGCGCTGAACTCGCTGCTGGTCGCACTCGCTCATGATGTGCCGCACGTGCTGGTGGGTCTGGATGACACCAAGTCCGCGATCCGTGCCCGGTTGAGCGGTGTGGCGCCGGCAGGCCAGGTGCTTGTGGCAGATGTGAAGCAGACCGCTCCAGACTTCTCGGATAAGCCAATACGCGACAGATATGACCGCATCGTGCCCACGCGTGTCCAGTCGGCAGGTGTCGCCCGTCAGTGGGTGGCCGCGCGTGACGACACCGAGCGTCGGGTGTCGGCGATCTGGCGACAGGTGCTCGGATCTGACAACTTCGGAGTGACCGACAGTTTCTTCGATATTGGCGGGAACTCGGTACTACTGGCTCTGGCGCAGAGGCTGGTGCAGGAGGAGTTCGGTCAGCCGATCGCCCTTGTCGACTTGTTCCGCTATCCGACGGTGTCGAGCCTGGCGGCGTATCTGTCGAGTAGCGAGATCGATTCCGATTCAGGCAATCCCGAGCCTGGCACGGTGAGCGATCCCAACCCGGGCGTAGGTAGCGACCGCGCCCGGATCCGCAAGGAAGCGCGCCGCCGTCGCCGCGCACCATAG